A single region of the Streptomyces sp. ITFR-16 genome encodes:
- a CDS encoding Ku protein: MRSIWNGAISFGLVSIPIKLVNATENHSIHFRQIHVADGGRIRYRKVCDLDGEEVTSDEIGKAYEDADGSMIPITDEDLGSLPLPTAKTIEIVAFVPADSIDPLQMDAAYYLSANGVPAAKPYTLLREALKRSQKVALAKYALRGRERLGMLRVVDDVIAMHGLLWPDEIRAPEGVAPESDVTVRDAELDLADALMDTLGEVDMDSLHDDYREAVEEMIAAKASGETPEPAASGDSGGGKVIDLIAALENSVKAAKESRGEGGDEGEDGSGDEEKPVAGVTSIADRKPSGGRSAKKSASSPKSSGGKKSAASGGRTAARKSTSGSGRSGSGSGGGSGSGSGAKKTASKRASAKKTTAKKRTASSSAPKSTSRKRASA; encoded by the coding sequence GTGAGGTCCATATGGAACGGCGCCATCTCCTTCGGGCTGGTCAGCATCCCGATCAAGCTGGTCAACGCCACCGAGAACCACTCGATCCACTTCCGGCAGATCCATGTCGCCGACGGCGGCCGGATCCGCTACCGCAAGGTGTGCGACCTGGACGGGGAGGAGGTCACATCCGACGAGATCGGCAAGGCCTACGAGGACGCCGACGGCTCGATGATCCCGATCACCGACGAGGACCTCGGCTCGCTCCCGCTGCCGACCGCCAAGACCATCGAGATCGTCGCCTTCGTGCCGGCCGACTCGATCGACCCGCTCCAGATGGACGCGGCCTACTACCTCTCCGCCAACGGGGTCCCCGCGGCCAAGCCGTACACCCTGCTGCGCGAGGCGCTGAAGCGCAGCCAGAAGGTCGCCCTCGCCAAGTACGCCCTGCGCGGGCGCGAGCGCCTCGGCATGCTGCGGGTGGTCGACGACGTGATCGCGATGCACGGACTGCTGTGGCCCGACGAGATCCGGGCCCCCGAGGGCGTCGCGCCGGAGTCGGACGTGACCGTGCGCGACGCCGAACTCGACCTGGCGGACGCCCTGATGGACACGCTCGGCGAGGTCGACATGGACTCGCTCCACGACGACTACCGCGAGGCGGTCGAGGAGATGATCGCGGCCAAGGCCTCGGGCGAGACCCCGGAACCGGCCGCATCGGGCGACTCCGGCGGCGGCAAGGTCATCGACCTGATCGCCGCCCTGGAGAACAGCGTCAAGGCCGCGAAGGAGTCCCGGGGCGAGGGCGGGGACGAGGGCGAGGACGGCAGCGGGGACGAGGAGAAGCCGGTCGCCGGGGTCACCTCGATCGCGGACCGCAAGCCCTCGGGCGGCCGGTCCGCGAAGAAGTCCGCCTCCTCGCCCAAGTCCTCCGGCGGGAAGAAGTCCGCGGCGAGCGGGGGCCGCACGGCCGCCAGGAAGAGCACGTCGGGCAGCGGCCGTTCGGGCAGCGGTTCCGGCGGCGGCTCGGGCAGCGGTTCCGGCGCGAAGAAAACGGCGTCCAAGAGGGCTTCGGCCAAGAAGACGACGGCCAAGAAGCGGACGGCCTCGTCCTCCGCCCCGAAGAGCACTTCCCGCAAGCGCGCCTCGGCCTGA
- the ligD gene encoding non-homologous end-joining DNA ligase yields the protein MTPITEVEGRRLTLSNLDKVLYPATGTTKGEVLHYYATAAAAVLLPQLRDRPLSFLRYPDGPDGQLFFTKNPPPGTPSWVRTAPVPHRESEQAEQVVVQDLASLMWAANLVVEFHTPQWRAGAPGIADRLVFDLDPGAPATVVECCRVALWLRERLASDGLVAYGKTSGSKGLHLLVPLEPTGSAEVSAYAKGLAVEAEQELPELVVHRMKRALRPGKVFVDFSQNAAAKTTATPYTLRARPEPTVSAPVTWAEIEGCRAPGELVFLAGDMAGRLARHGDLLAPLDDPGQGRPVPGT from the coding sequence ATGACGCCGATCACAGAGGTGGAGGGGCGACGGCTCACCCTGAGCAACCTCGACAAGGTGCTGTATCCGGCCACCGGCACCACCAAGGGCGAGGTGCTGCACTACTACGCGACCGCGGCGGCCGCGGTGCTGCTGCCCCAGCTGAGGGACCGGCCCCTGTCCTTCCTGCGCTATCCGGACGGGCCGGACGGGCAGCTGTTCTTCACCAAGAACCCGCCGCCCGGTACGCCGTCCTGGGTACGGACCGCGCCGGTCCCGCACCGCGAGAGCGAGCAGGCCGAGCAGGTGGTCGTCCAGGACCTCGCCTCGCTGATGTGGGCGGCCAACCTGGTGGTGGAGTTCCACACCCCGCAGTGGCGGGCCGGGGCGCCGGGAATCGCCGACCGGCTGGTGTTCGACCTGGACCCCGGGGCGCCCGCCACGGTTGTGGAGTGCTGCCGGGTCGCCCTGTGGCTGCGCGAGCGGCTGGCCTCGGACGGTCTGGTCGCGTACGGGAAGACGTCCGGGTCCAAGGGGCTGCATCTGCTGGTGCCGCTGGAGCCCACGGGATCGGCCGAGGTGTCGGCGTACGCGAAGGGCCTGGCCGTGGAGGCGGAGCAGGAGCTGCCGGAGCTGGTGGTGCACCGGATGAAGCGGGCGCTGCGGCCGGGCAAGGTCTTCGTGGACTTCAGCCAGAACGCCGCGGCGAAGACGACCGCCACGCCCTACACCCTGCGCGCGCGGCCCGAGCCGACCGTCTCCGCGCCGGTCACCTGGGCGGAGATCGAGGGCTGCCGTGCCCCCGGGGAGCTGGTCTTCCTCGCCGGCGACATGGCCGGGCGGCTGGCCCGCCACGGCGATCTGCTCGCGCCGCTCGACGACCCGGGGCAGGGACGGCCGGTCCCGGGCACCTGA